The Elgaria multicarinata webbii isolate HBS135686 ecotype San Diego chromosome 4, rElgMul1.1.pri, whole genome shotgun sequence genome contains a region encoding:
- the MAP10 gene encoding microtubule-associated protein 10: protein MEEGDGCEETLFSLELLVESARVEPRLLPTPLPTSGPFRPAVALRLLDFPTLLVRAPHAAPGPLVPFGRGKSCLFRLRPDALRALLRRSPLYALLLALPPTPGPARLLGSSSVSLAAAAEELLLGAGPGGRRGQFPLRDLMGDLVGELGLSYRLCNLGSTLLRHLGQGEAPEEPHTGEEDQQQPPHKVGTHSFRGLALELIPEVEENQDSTPESCSLESLSSSLTEPLSSNPDFGEIARELEIESNIFCPPPMYYSHPTENLCSIPKSTAAVTVAAVKEPLPAEEITLPSVVPPVKEELSSVQEATPLTQTFGSPEQLRQTLSQLPLLNALLVELSLLNSQALQPCPSTVHPQLAWLYQNVEEGTKAPSSSTKPACREDKKTTHRKERGRSPSPKLKRNRSDHLKCFAPSMQVISPRKVLTRTAFSERNGTEKNNTKENSPPRRRLTYGLTNTLRLRLQRSNPGMLKVHEKRELRRKKQGDIVVEKKGKSSSAKGKLSRGSPEHFPKSSGHFDEKSIPDRNAQINENVETLIQSGVAQDCPTTIKDVISDLQKKVAARAVKSDDNTKQKSSSEIIGSAYKEKSLNIHLPRVFLQDTDALENKTDTEVEKCIQHKDCDVSVIHNDSQSSNFESSYEFKNSDGVVASSENTAYSEDFTSADSSGTSLEAQESSPEPLLVNPDQSQSVMDSDSKMSEGSLTSESISPPLLPVPSAISHVQSLKQACDLKANETNTHIALNELEDYSLARTLKEEFAAQQEEKEGIKDIQVSKNKDVSSNMNCNIAKDQSSADKSYSLRTSQISSYLPSNVSDLDLSGLEESNTSGKEKEDDFEMADVTNQCRHVSELVVNKLPGYTM from the coding sequence ATGGAGGAAGGCGACGGCTGCGAGGAGACCCTTTTCTCGCTGGAATTGCTGGTGGAGTCGGCGCGCGTGGAGCCGCGGCTGCTGCCGACGCCTCTGCCCACCAGCGGCCCCTTTCGCCCGGCGGTGGCTCTGCGGCTGCTGGACTTCCCGACCCTCCTGGTGCGTGCGCCGCATGCCGCGCCGGGGCCTCTGGTGCCCTTCGGGCGGGGCAAGTCTTGCCTCTTCAGGCTGCGGCCGGACGCCCTGAGGGCTCTCCTGCGACGCTCCCCGCTCTACGCGCTGCTGCTGGCGCTGCCCCCCACGCCAGGCCCCGCCCGCCTGCTCGGCTCCTCTAGCGTCTCCCTGGCGGCTGCCGCAGAGGAACTGCTGCTAGGGGCCGGCCCAGGGGGGCGAAGGGGCCAGTTCCCACTGCGGGACCTGATGGGGGACCTCGTGGGGGAGCTGGGGCTGAGTTATCGCCTCTGCAACCTGGGCTCCACCCTCCTGAGGCACttagggcaaggggaagccccagaGGAGCCGCATACTGGGGAAGAGGATCAGCAGCAGCCACCCCACAAGGTGGGCACCCATAGCTTCAGAGGACTTGCTTTGGAGCTCATTCCAGAAGTAGAGGAAAACCAGGACTCTACCCCAGAAAGTTGCAGCCTGGAGTCCTTAAGCAGCAGCCTCACAGAGCCCCTGTCCAGCAACCCTGACTTTGGAGAAATAGCCAGAGAGCTGGAGATCGAGAGCAACATCTTTTGTCCCCCACCAATGTACTACAGCCACCCAACTGAAAATCTATGCTCCATCCCTAAATCTACAGCAGCTGTGACGGTGGCTGCAGTTAAAGAACCGCTGCCAGCAGAAGAAATCACACTTCCATCTGTGGTGCCTCCTGTTAAGGAGGAGCTTTCTAGTGTCCAGGAAGCTACCCCTTTGACCCAAACATTTGGCAGCCCTGAGCAACTCAGACAAACCTTGAGCCAGCTGCCTTTGCTGAATGCTTTGTTAGTCGAGCTGTCCCTGCTGAACAGCCAGGCCCTGCAACCATGTCCTTCTACTGTGCACCCTCAATTAGCATGGCTATACCAAAATGTAGAAGAAGGAACAAAAGCACCATCCTCCAGTACCAAACCAGCATGCCGAGAAGATAAGAAAACCACTCATCGCAAAGAGAGAGGAAGGTCACCCAGCCCCAAGTTAAAAAGAAATCGCTCAGATCATTTAAAATGCTTTGCTCCCTCCATGCAAGTCATTTCTCCTCGTAAAGTATTGACAAGAACAGCATTCTCTGAAAGAAATGGCACTGAGAAAAATAACACCAAGGAAAACTCCCCCCCTAGAAGGAGGCTTACATATGGGCTGACAAATACACTAAGGCTTCGTCTGCAGCGGTCCAATCCAGGTATGTTGAAAGTTCATGAAAAAAGGGAACTTCGTAGAAAAAAACAAGGGGACATAGTAGTTGAAAAGAAAGGCAAAAGCTCTTCAGCTAAAGGAAAACTATCCCGGGGGTCTCCTGAACATTTTCCAAAGTCTTCTGGGCACTTTGATGAAAAAAGCATCCCTGATCGAAATGCTcaaattaatgaaaatgttgagaCTTTAATACAAAGCGGTGTTGCCCAAGATTGCCCTACTACCATAAAAGACGTAATTTCTGATCTCCAAAAGAAGGTTGCAGCTAGGGCTGTGAAGAGTGATGATAATACAAAACAAAAGAGCTCATCTGAAATAATTGGCTCTGCTTATAAAGAAAAGAGTTTGAACATCCATTTGCCAAGAGTCTTTTTACAGGATACTGATGCCCTTGAAAATAAAACAGATACGGAAGTAGAAAAATGCATACAGCACAAAGATTGTGATGTTTCAGTCATACATAATGATAGTCAAAGTAGCAACTTTGAAAGCAGCTATGAATTTAAGAATTCAGATGGTGTAGTTGCTAGTTCTGAGAACACAGCCTATTCAGAAGATTTCACTAGTGCTGACAGTTCTGGCACAAGCTTGGAAGCTCAAGAGAGCAGCCCTGAACCATTACTAGTAAATCCAGATCAAAGCCAATCTGTCATGGACTCAGATTCTAAAATGTCTGAAGGAAGTTTGACTTCTGAAagtatttctcctcctcttcttccagtTCCTTCAGCTATATCTCATGTCCAGTCTCTTAAGCAGGCCTGTGATTTAAAAGCtaatgaaacaaacacacacattgctCTCAATGAACTTGAAGACTATTCTCTTGCAAGAACTTTAAAGGAAGAATTTGCAGCTCaacaggaggagaaggaagggatcAAAGATATACAGGTCTCAAAGAATAAAGATGTGAGCTCCAACATGAATTGTAACATAGCAAAAGACCAGTCCTCTGCAGATAAGAGCTATTCACTAAGGACATCCCAAATTAGTTCTTATTTGCCCTCAAATGTGTCTGACCTTGACCTTAGTGGGCTAGAAGAAAGCAATACATCtggcaaagaaaaagaagatgacTTTGAGATGGCGGATGTTACTAATCAGTGTAGACATGTCAGTGAATTAGTAGTAAACAAACTTCCAGGATACACAATGTAA